The following are encoded in a window of Panicum virgatum strain AP13 chromosome 5N, P.virgatum_v5, whole genome shotgun sequence genomic DNA:
- the LOC120676422 gene encoding uncharacterized protein LOC120676422: protein MKLVGGQRRQRGFGKTLKEQRARLYIIQRCVVMLLRWND from the coding sequence ATGAAGCTTGTCGGAGGCCAGAGGAGGCAGAGGGGCTTCGGCAAGACCCTCAAGGAGCAGAGGGCCAGGCTCTACATCATCCAGCGCTGCGTCGTCATGCTCCTGCGCTGGAACGACTGA